From a single Stomoxys calcitrans chromosome 4, idStoCalc2.1, whole genome shotgun sequence genomic region:
- the LOC106088943 gene encoding lectin subunit alpha-like has protein sequence MWTLKTFSLCIVLFVTIWNCVTAEPQLHTAADGTKFYIEIEGEYNWFQALHECARRGYQLVEVHSGKKNKVLLNALDSFFGKPYNLWLGANDEFNSDRDFNRPFYWASSGKRMTFSNWSSNNPDNFRSEEHCVHTWAAREPFAWNDASCTSKMGYICEERPLA, from the exons atgtgGACACTAAAAACATTTTCTCTGTGCATTGTATTATTTGTCACCATATGGAATTGTGTGACGGCAGAACCTCAATTACACACAGCGGCTGATGGTACAAAATTCTATATTGAAATAGAAGGagag taCAATTGGTTCCAAGCTTTACATGAATGCGCACGCCGTGGTTATCAGTTGGTTGAAGTGCATTCCGGCAAGAAGAATAAAGTTCTTCTAAATGCTCTGGATTCTTtctttg gaaAACCTTATAATCTATGGTTGGGAGCTAATGATGAGTTTAATAGTGACCGAGACTTTAATAGACCATTTTATTGGGCCTCTTCTGGAAAACGCATGACATTCTCCAATTGGTCCAGCAATAATCCAGACAACTTTAGAAGTGAAGAACACTGTGTGCATACCTGGGCAGCGAGAGAACCTTTTGCTTGGAACGATGCATCTTGCACCTCGAAAATGGGATATATTTGTGAGGAAAGGCCGTTGGcataa